From the genome of Streptomyces showdoensis, one region includes:
- a CDS encoding DMT family transporter, which translates to MAATRTTEKRPVGPPPVREDTCRTLLGLSPRAVGMAALLLTVTIWAAFALSARALSSSTLLPADAALLRFGVPLVVLAPALWRRRRRLAAVRPGPAAKIICGAGVPFFLAAMYGGSLTSAAFVGAIVPGMVPLFVSALVVAGGKSVPRGTQAAGLVLIVTGVVALVWRHLAAFDGDVLLGTGTLLVASGLWALYTVGLREVDLDPIGSIGLLCLPSLAVIALLTATGVLPSGLAHAAGSDIALFLVVQGLGVGLCAGLLYAFAIRRLGPERSSVVGSLSPAVVVLLATVLLDESPTLPVVIGVPLITLGVVLANRRPGTEVSPDA; encoded by the coding sequence GTGGCGGCGACACGAACGACGGAGAAGCGGCCGGTGGGGCCGCCGCCGGTCCGCGAAGACACCTGCCGGACCCTCCTGGGGCTCTCCCCGCGGGCCGTCGGCATGGCCGCCCTGCTGCTCACCGTCACGATCTGGGCCGCGTTCGCCCTCAGTGCCCGCGCCCTCAGCAGCTCCACGCTGCTGCCCGCCGACGCCGCCCTGCTCCGCTTCGGCGTGCCGCTCGTGGTCCTGGCGCCCGCCCTGTGGCGGCGCCGGCGCCGGCTGGCCGCGGTGCGTCCCGGCCCGGCGGCGAAGATCATCTGCGGCGCCGGGGTCCCGTTCTTCCTCGCCGCGATGTACGGCGGCTCCCTCACCTCGGCCGCCTTCGTCGGAGCGATCGTGCCCGGCATGGTCCCGCTGTTCGTCTCCGCCCTCGTGGTCGCCGGCGGCAAGAGCGTCCCGCGCGGCACGCAGGCGGCCGGTCTCGTCCTCATCGTGACGGGCGTCGTGGCCCTGGTCTGGCGCCACCTGGCGGCGTTCGACGGGGACGTCCTGCTCGGCACCGGAACGCTGCTGGTCGCCAGCGGCCTGTGGGCGCTCTACACCGTCGGGCTCCGGGAGGTGGACCTCGACCCCATCGGATCCATCGGCCTCCTCTGCCTGCCCTCCCTCGCCGTGATCGCCCTGCTCACCGCGACCGGCGTCCTGCCCTCCGGGCTCGCCCACGCCGCCGGGTCCGACATCGCGCTCTTCCTCGTCGTCCAGGGCCTGGGCGTCGGACTGTGCGCGGGCCTCCTGTACGCCTTCGCCATCCGCCGGCTCGGCCCCGAACGCAGCTCCGTCGTCGGGAGCCTGAGCCCCGCCGTCGTCGTCCTGCTCGCGACGGTCCTCCTCGACGAGTCGCCGACCCTGCCCGTCGTGATCGGCGTCCCCCTCATCACCCTCGGCGTCGTGCTCGCCAACCGCCGCCCCGGAACCGAGGTCTCCCCCGATGCTTGA
- a CDS encoding aromatic amino acid transaminase: protein MLELLPAPPVDPLWDLTAEYAEDPRPERLNLVLGVYRDHTGSTPVMTAVKEAEIRLAERSGSKEYLGLSGNAAFNDAMLTTVLGDEARTGRATAVQTVAGTGALRLLADLVRQTRPGTTVWISDPAYVNHRPILEGAGLTVRTYRWTDPAGLLADLREAGRGDVVLLQGCCHNPTGVTPTAEAWEQLAGLAGTHGWVPFVDLAYHGLGDGLDADLAPTRMLAARLPEVLIAVSCSKNFGLYSDRTGCAIVLGSSARTLRHVETTLQNAARTLYSMPPDHGAAVVATILADERLRTVWRTELDTMRRRIASHRTDLVAHLSALGHDREASALARQKGMFSMLPLTPEQMARMRRHSGIYGTTAGRINIAGVPAHRIPFLAQGIADALESGRR, encoded by the coding sequence ATGCTTGAGCTCCTCCCCGCCCCGCCCGTCGACCCGCTGTGGGACCTGACCGCCGAGTACGCGGAGGACCCGCGCCCCGAGCGGCTCAACCTGGTCCTGGGCGTCTACCGCGACCACACCGGCAGCACCCCCGTCATGACGGCGGTCAAGGAAGCCGAGATACGCCTGGCCGAACGCTCCGGCTCCAAGGAGTACCTCGGCCTCTCCGGCAACGCGGCGTTCAACGACGCCATGCTCACCACGGTCCTCGGCGACGAGGCCCGCACCGGCCGGGCGACCGCCGTCCAGACCGTCGCGGGCACCGGCGCCCTGCGCCTCCTCGCCGACCTCGTACGGCAGACCCGCCCCGGCACCACCGTGTGGATCAGCGACCCCGCGTACGTCAACCACCGCCCCATCCTGGAAGGCGCCGGCCTCACCGTCCGCACGTACCGCTGGACCGACCCCGCCGGCCTGCTCGCCGACCTGCGGGAGGCGGGCCGCGGCGACGTCGTCCTGCTGCAGGGCTGCTGCCACAACCCCACCGGGGTGACTCCGACGGCCGAGGCGTGGGAGCAACTGGCCGGCCTCGCCGGGACGCACGGCTGGGTCCCCTTCGTCGACCTGGCCTACCACGGCCTCGGCGACGGCCTCGACGCCGACCTGGCCCCCACCCGCATGCTGGCCGCACGCCTCCCCGAGGTGCTGATCGCCGTCAGCTGCTCCAAGAACTTCGGCCTCTACAGCGACCGCACGGGCTGCGCGATCGTCCTGGGCTCCTCGGCGCGGACGCTCCGGCACGTCGAGACCACCCTGCAGAACGCCGCCCGCACCCTCTATTCCATGCCGCCCGACCACGGCGCCGCCGTCGTCGCCACGATCCTGGCGGACGAGCGGCTCCGGACCGTCTGGCGCACGGAACTGGACACGATGCGCCGCCGCATCGCGTCCCACCGCACCGACCTCGTCGCGCACCTGAGCGCCCTCGGCCACGACCGGGAGGCGAGCGCCCTGGCCCGGCAGAAGGGCATGTTCTCGATGCTCCCGCTGACCCCGGAGCAGATGGCCCGGATGCGCCGCCACTCCGGCATCTACGGCACCACCGCGGGCCGCATCAACATCGCGGGAGTCCCCGCCCACCGCATCCCCTTCCTGGCCCAGGGCATCGCCGACGCGCTGGAATCCGGGCGGAGGTGA
- a CDS encoding alpha/beta fold hydrolase: MSHSSFDRAYDELRSRWPASTEERDVATPYGPTRVHVHGAADGSPLVLLPGGSATGLVWFANAAALGERHRVYAVDLLGDAGRTERRGLPLKGADDLMAWLDALLDGLGLARTDLCGHSYGAWMAARYALHAPRRVDRLALVDPTQVFAGFRPSYLLRALPALVRPDEARSRAFLAWETAGTEPDETWQRLYARAGSVPGRKLVVGGRPRADGLRMPVLVLLAERSRAHRAAGVADRARRALPLAEVAVLPGATHHSLPLTAPEELNARLGVFLRSRPRPDGP; this comes from the coding sequence GTGTCCCACTCCTCCTTCGATCGCGCCTATGACGAACTCCGCTCCCGCTGGCCCGCGTCGACCGAGGAACGCGACGTCGCCACGCCGTACGGGCCCACCCGGGTCCACGTCCACGGAGCGGCGGACGGCAGTCCCCTGGTGCTCCTGCCCGGCGGATCCGCCACCGGTCTGGTCTGGTTCGCCAACGCGGCGGCGCTCGGCGAACGGCATCGGGTGTACGCCGTAGACCTGCTGGGCGACGCCGGCCGCACCGAGCGCCGGGGCCTGCCGCTGAAGGGCGCCGACGACCTGATGGCCTGGCTGGACGCGCTGCTCGACGGGCTCGGGCTCGCCCGGACGGACCTGTGCGGCCACTCGTACGGCGCCTGGATGGCCGCGCGGTACGCGCTGCACGCCCCGCGGCGGGTCGACCGCCTCGCCCTCGTCGACCCCACCCAGGTCTTCGCCGGGTTCCGCCCCTCGTACCTGCTGCGCGCTCTGCCCGCCCTGGTCCGCCCGGACGAGGCGCGCTCCCGGGCCTTCCTGGCCTGGGAGACGGCGGGCACCGAGCCGGACGAGACGTGGCAGCGGCTCTACGCGCGGGCCGGCTCGGTCCCCGGCCGCAAGCTCGTCGTCGGGGGCCGCCCGCGCGCGGACGGTCTGCGCATGCCGGTCCTGGTCCTCCTGGCGGAGCGCAGCCGCGCCCACCGCGCCGCCGGGGTCGCCGACCGGGCCCGCCGGGCGCTCCCCCTGGCCGAGGTGGCCGTGCTTCCCGGAGCCACCCACCACTCGCTTCCGCTCACGGCCCCGGAGGAACTGAACGCACGGCTGGGGGTTTTCCTCCGATCCCGGCCCCGGCCGGACGGTCCCTGA